The Raphanus sativus cultivar WK10039 chromosome 6, ASM80110v3, whole genome shotgun sequence sequence gatgtatctagcttatagtaaaatatatgcaatataaggaaacaatggatataataataaggtaagaagtgaaaaactatggtaatggttgatattaattatttataaaaatgtatgtctaataataagtagattaatatagtaTTAATTATATAAGGTCCAAcattaaaatccacctagaagaagttgtaatgtttctgtcttaataagatagataagatGTAATATGACAACAATGATGCTTTGTAGATTATAGTGTTTTGGTTTGTGTGTCTAACTATTGTGTCAATGCCGATCAAGACCACTCTTgctttctcttaatctctcctaGTACCCTTATTTTTATGAGTAATTGATGACAATATTATTGATTTAGCTTTAGTTTGGTTTCATTatagttgtccaaaaaaaaaagttggggTATTAACTTTCTAATTTGGATAAATGATCAGCCTATTCACCAATCATAAGcctattatcatattaattaatgatatttattaattaattttaataacttaggtaaaaataactacaaatatgataataatcaaaatattaattaaaattattgaaagCATGACAGATgaacaaaattatcaaaaacaatggaaacaaaacaaaataatcaaaactactaagaatatgacaaataaataaaattatctaaaataatgataaatctgataaataatcaaaattaagatcattttcaaataatagtatagattacctaagtttataaaaacacgacaaataagtaaaatcacttctcaaataatattaatagaTAAGAAATTCAGataactaatttaaaatttataaattaattaaaaagagagGTGAAAGTAAAGAAAGACTaaatagtaaatattatataaatatcataatttattgaATCTTATGAGTATATACTTAATTTTGTGATTTATTATGGTGATATTACCAAATTTCtctaaatttaacatttcaaaaaaacttttttttaaaacgttcgGCTTCTAAAGCACTTGccaattaatttataaacaaggtaaatatattttaaagtaaccaggttttattttattatatttcaacaaacggaaaaacatattttatctcttttgtttctctctttttctctctttttgttaCATATAGTTTAAGAACAATACATGTGGAGTACATAGCTCACTTTGTTGATTTGAACTCATGGAAAGTAGAACACAAGATATGTCTAGACAGTGTAGTGTTGTTGAATGGTATCAATGTCAAGCCCCTTCAGCTTTACTACAGATTCAACGTGGCCCTTTAGAGTGTGAAGCTCTCGCAGCCTAAACACCAAACACGAGGCCTTCTTGTTTAATAAATCCATCCATTTTATTTTCTAAGGAATTTGAGAATGAGAATTAAGTTGGTTACCTAGCCACTTCGGCACGCCTCTTCGCCTGCTCTGCTATTTCAGAGAGCTCATGGTTCTTGTCATGGAACATTGCTTCAGGTGGTGGTAGGCCATGGAGTGTGCGCTGAGCTGATGCCCATTGAGCTTCCCTCTCTCCTCTGCCATAATCTTTCTTTGTTGTAAAGGCGGTCtgcaaaatattaaaacatctATGAAGATCACAAGCTccatgaattaaaataaaattctttaataaatttgtttattgaAATTTCCTCACTTTTTGTTGGATCATATTATCCCAAGCCTTGCCAGTGAGAGCGTAACGGATAGTGAACTTGAGAATGTCAAGAGGAATGTAGGTAACGATACTGTATAACCATATGACTCCAGCCCATCCCCATCCACAACCTAGGATCCTTGCAAATCCCCAGTTTGCATACACAGCGATCAACGTAGCAACCTTTATTCGTTGGACAAGATCAACACAAGTTTTATGCTagcaataaaatttaaataaaaatggttAGGAATATGGTAACAAGACAATCTTCTCACCAGTTGTGCTATAACAAAGGCTATAAGGAGCAAAAACCCAGGACGTTCGACAAACGACCAACTCCTTGATCTGGTGACAAAGATAAGTGCTTGGCTTATGATGCTCACTTGAAGGTACAGAGCTGCCATAAGCTCTTCCTCATTCCCTTGAATGGACCTTACACCAAATGTTTTCTGAAatttaatattgaaaataaGTGTATAGTAGCCGAATATTATTGATATCATAATATTGTATCCTACTTACACTGAAGAAATCAGTATCATGAGCTAGCCAGAAAAACAGAACTGTGGTAAGAGCCATGTAAGTTCCTAGCACAACACCCGTAGCAAAAATCTCATTGAGCTTCCATGAATCAGGCACAGGAGAAGGTTTAACTCTGTCCTTGGAGATAGTCATGATGGTTCCATCATTAAGGATAGCGATAATCAAAACCATGAAAGGTGCAAAATCGAATCGCCATATCAAAGCCACAAGCATGAATCCCAAAACAATACGAATAGTGATGGAGACAGCATAGATCGTGTAGTTCTTCATCCTCTGGAAGATTGCACGACTTGTAAGCACGGCACTCACTATCACGCTTAGTCCAGGTTCCGTTAGCACAATGTCAGAGGCGCTTCTAGCCGCATCAGTTGCATCAGCCACAGCGATTCCAATATCTGCTTTCTTCAAAGCTGGAGCGTCGTTTACACCATCTCCAGTCATCCCACAGATGTGCTTCCTCTCTTGAAGCTTCTTTACAATCTCATACTTGTGCTCTGTGTAagtcaaatgaaaaaaaaaattatatatatatatgttcaataTTTGAATTTGCCTAGAACGTATAGTCTTATATTATGCGAGTGTTGTATACTAgtttaaaaaacatttgaatttatatatatatatatatatatatattaccagGGAAGACTCCAGCAAATCCATCAGCTTTCTCAATGAGCTCATCGACAGGGATCCCAACTAATGATGGATCCTTTGAATTTCCAAGGAGTGAAGTGGATGGATACATGTTTGTTCCCATGCCAAGCCTACGGCCAGTCTCTATTCCAATGGCAAGTTGGTCACCGGTAATCATTTTAACGTTGACACCAAGCTCAAGGGCTCGTCTGATAGTTTCTGCACTATCATGTCTTGGGGGATCAAACAGTGGCAATAGACCAACAAACTCCCATGGACCACCATCGCTTTCCTTGCTCTTTTCAGGTACAGTCTACATTTGaatacaaaaaaatgtaaaaagaaaaaattaccattgtaaaaaaaaaagaagatttttttaGTGATGAGTGTTTCTGTTACATACTTGTTGAGCAACTCCAAGAGAACGAAGCCCACGTTCAGCAAAACCATCAATCACTTTGTGAGCTTTGTTTCTAGCCTCTCCTTGGAGATTGCATAGTTCAATgatcttttaaaagaaaaaaaagaaggtggTATTAGGTAAAAGAGAAACCATATAATAAGTTACACTGATATAGATCCATATTTACTTGCTCAGGAGCTCCTTTGCTGCTCCGATGCCATTCTCCACTTTCATCAATGTATGTAATGGCTGTACGTTTATCTACAGGGTTAAAGGGCAAGAAATGCACCTCTTTGATTCCTTCTCTCGCCTGTTGATCACATCGTGTGATTAGTTGCAACGTAAAGGATAAAAGAGTAAAACTAAAGCAAACcaagtttcacaaaaaaaaaaaagaagtaccTCTTTTGGATCACCCAACATGCCGACAATGGATGCATCAATGGCGTCTTGGTTTTCGATTCTGGACGCTCTTGCAGCCATCAATACAACTGCATCGGCATCCATGTTCGTTGGGAACACCTCGATCAGTGACTTGTCGACCGAGAGCTTGTTAAGAGTGAGAGTCCCTGTCTTATCACTGCAGAGAACATCCATTCCAGCCATTTCTTCAATGGCAGTCATCCTCTTGGTGATGGCACCTTGTTGAGAGAGTCTATGTGATCCAATAGCCATTGTCACCGACAAAACTGTTGGCATGGCGATTGGGATCCCTCCAATCAGAAGCACCAAAAGATTGTCGATACCGTCTCTATACGTGCGGTGTTGAATAGGGTACATTATTAAGATCTCAATCAACATCCCGATTCCAATTGAGCAAATACAGAAGTTACCAATCGCTGtcaaaacctaaaacaaaataaaataatatgtttgtGAGAGAATGTTTGTATGTTGCATCATCTAAACTGTTGTTCGTGTCTGAAATTACCTTTTGGAAGTGGCCAACGTTGTTGGTACTGTCGACAAGATGGGCAGCCTTACCAAAGAAAGTGTGGACACCAGTGGCGATCACAACGGCCTCAATCTCACCTTGTTTGCAAGTTGAACCCGAGAACACTTCATCCCCAGGGTTTTTGGTGACTGGAAGAGATTCACCGGTGAGAGCGGACTGGTCGATTTTCAGAGGATCTCCTTCGAGGAGACGAGCATCAGCAGGGACAATGTCACCCAATTTGACGCTTATTAAATCACCTGGAACTAGGATCGAAGCCTCTTGCTCTCCCCATTTTCCATCTCTCAACACCTACATCGCATTAAAGCTCTTTTCTTAagactatatattatataaatattgaactttgtattattattatggaTCAGTGCATTACCTTAGTTTTGGGTGCAAGATTAGCCATGAGAGCTGAAGCAGCATTGCCGGCATTGTTCTCTTCGATGAAACTAATGGTGGAATTGATAACAAGTAACACCATAATACCGATGAAATCTTGCCAGTCCGGCGGCTTTCCTCCACCGTTGGCTAAAACAATGGCCATAATTGCAGCAGACTCCATAACCCATGAGAGAGGATTCCACATAAACCCCAAGAATTTTAAAACCTTGTTTTCTGATTTCTCCTCAAGCTTGTTTGCCCCGAATATCTCAAGCCTCTTCCTACCTTCATCACTTGACAAACCTTCTTTTGTGCATTTTAGCTGCGTAAACACTTCTTCCACTGGGATCCGCTCCTGCAGTTGTCACATAATAATTCTAACATCAcaaattttcacaaaaaaaataaaaattgcaaGATAAGTAAAGATATGTATAAAAATGAACTgtgttaaaataatttttacaagATCCACGTTCTCATTCTTGATTTCGTCCCAAGAGATATCAGCAGTTGCCATTTTTTGTTCCTTGAAAAGAGATATGATCTAACAAAAGTAgataaataacaaaagaaagatataaaaagatatatatccGATTGAAGAATCAAGTTCTtccttctctcctctctctaaaGCCTCTCTCTTAGACGGTCGATGAAGACAGTTTCAAGAGGAGGCCATTAGAGGGAAggcagagagaagaagaagcttgtaTGAGAGAAACCTAGGGCAAAAAGAAATACAATACAAATAATACACTGACACAAATCTTTGTTGTGTTACATTTATAACTATAACCAGAGATCCAACTTTTTTCTCGGAACTATTTTTCCTCTTCCATTAATCAAATTGTATGTGGTTCACCTGAGTTCTTGCATAAGTTTTGCTGTCTATATTACCTAAATTTCAGttatgttttctaaaaatacTGCATCTAAAATTTTGGATCATCACTTTGATACAAAATGTTAAGTTGTATCCCAAAATAAACAATAGTTCGATCGAGACTCTAGAAATTCTTCAATACGAACGAACACCAAATTACTTTTAAGTAGTTAAACGTGCGTACGAGCCATTTTGTTTTCGTTGTGCGTTCCTAGACGAATACCATATTTAATACTACAAAGTTATGGTTGTATTAGAAATTGAATTTTAATACttttactagattctgacccgcccgaTCGGGCGGGTTATATTCATTCAAAAGTAACTGTAATTGACATATAAAGAAATGAATTAGTCAGTGTAAATTTGCTTTTTTTGTCATAATCTTGTGTAAGCTTTTTGATACAATAGGCTGTGGTAAACGGGGGTTAGAATAAAAAAACtgatatttctattattttttattactatAACTCGGTACTCAGagaaatattattcaaataaCTATAAATGGCATAAAACATTGAAGACGATATTTATTGTTGCAGTCGAGTTTTACTTCTTAGTTGGTGTATATCCATAATTACAGTTAATCATATCaatctaagattttttttttcgaaaaaagaaaataatatcttAGTTTTTTGCCTAAATATTTTCGGAAATATTTTTCCTTAGTTTTGTTTCTGTTTAGACTTGAATGTTAAGTGAGACAAAAGTAAATTTGTCGTTTagcttttttttaataacttaagtttataaattatttaagataCCAACGAAAAAAGTATCTCcaagtatttataaatattgtaaaatttctTATAACTGAATTTGTATTATCATGTGATTTTATTTAGAAGTGATCATGAACTAATCTTTTAGTATAGATCCTTTTCATcatggtataattttttttgattattgatATCAGTGTTACCTATTACTTGTACATGTTCTTTTTTACTTGTACATGTTTTTCGTAATAAGACAGATTAGCAATATAATCTCTTATTAACTTGGTTTTAGAATAtgtcatttgtttttttatacgttaataaattttatttgaattaatcCTTTAGATATGACTATATTAGAAACGTGTAAAAGACCTCATATGGGTGtgacaaaattttgatatttttctttgtttgataaaattttgaagttatatatgatataaaggtgataaaatatgaaataactaTAGTTTCAGTCTATAAACGCATGTGAtatctaaaattctaaagattAGTTCATCATGACAACTACAAAGCAATCTTTCAAATTTCTCTACAAATACGAACTAATTTGTATATGATAGATCAACTTGTAAATATGAGCGTATGATAACAAATAAGTACCTGTATGTTACAATCTATCAACCCACACTAATAGGGAAAACGTGCTATTTCCCCACGAGAAGTATCGCATCCTCCCAGATGTCTCCCAAACTATGACCTCATCTTATATGTTCACGAGATAAAAGTTCGAAATCTATTTCCCCATAGAATTTTAGAAAACCTCTTATATCTCTCCGACATATAAGTTGAAGATCTTTAACcccataaaatcaaatttatctgGTTAAACCTATAAACCAGAACTATTTTCGTTAATTAAACCCGATTAAAACATGATTTAGATCTGATTGCAGTAattaaacaagaaaagaaagataaagaccTGATTTGGATCTGGTTTAATTACTGCAATCAGATCTAAATCAGGTTTTAATCGGGTTTAATTAACG is a genomic window containing:
- the LOC108812333 gene encoding ATPase 8, plasma membrane-type, whose amino-acid sequence is MATADISWDEIKNENVDLERIPVEEVFTQLKCTKEGLSSDEGRKRLEIFGANKLEEKSENKVLKFLGFMWNPLSWVMESAAIMAIVLANGGGKPPDWQDFIGIMVLLVINSTISFIEENNAGNAASALMANLAPKTKVLRDGKWGEQEASILVPGDLISVKLGDIVPADARLLEGDPLKIDQSALTGESLPVTKNPGDEVFSGSTCKQGEIEAVVIATGVHTFFGKAAHLVDSTNNVGHFQKVLTAIGNFCICSIGIGMLIEILIMYPIQHRTYRDGIDNLLVLLIGGIPIAMPTVLSVTMAIGSHRLSQQGAITKRMTAIEEMAGMDVLCSDKTGTLTLNKLSVDKSLIEVFPTNMDADAVVLMAARASRIENQDAIDASIVGMLGDPKEAREGIKEVHFLPFNPVDKRTAITYIDESGEWHRSSKGAPEQIIELCNLQGEARNKAHKVIDGFAERGLRSLGVAQQTVPEKSKESDGGPWEFVGLLPLFDPPRHDSAETIRRALELGVNVKMITGDQLAIGIETGRRLGMGTNMYPSTSLLGNSKDPSLVGIPVDELIEKADGFAGVFPEHKYEIVKKLQERKHICGMTGDGVNDAPALKKADIGIAVADATDAARSASDIVLTEPGLSVIVSAVLTSRAIFQRMKNYTIYAVSITIRIVLGFMLVALIWRFDFAPFMVLIIAILNDGTIMTISKDRVKPSPVPDSWKLNEIFATGVVLGTYMALTTVLFFWLAHDTDFFSKTFGVRSIQGNEEELMAALYLQVSIISQALIFVTRSRSWSFVERPGFLLLIAFVIAQLVATLIAVYANWGFARILGCGWGWAGVIWLYSIVTYIPLDILKFTIRYALTGKAWDNMIQQKTAFTTKKDYGRGEREAQWASAQRTLHGLPPPEAMFHDKNHELSEIAEQAKRRAEVARLRELHTLKGHVESVVKLKGLDIDTIQQHYTV